Proteins encoded in a region of the Streptomyces sp. PCS3-D2 genome:
- the rplA gene encoding 50S ribosomal protein L1 has translation MKRSKTLRAADAKIDREKQYAPLEAVRLAKEISSTKFDSTVEVAFRLGVDPRKADQMVRGTVNLPHGTGKTARVLVFATGDRAAAAEAAGADIVGDDELINEIAKGNRLNEFDAVVSTPDLMGKVGRLGRVLGPRGLMPNPKTGTVTMDVAKAVTEIKGGKIEFRVDKHSNLHFIIGKVSFSDEQLVENYGAALDEILRLKPSAAKGRYLKKAALSTTMGPGIQLDPNRTRNLLVEEDPAAV, from the coding sequence GTGAAGCGCAGCAAGACTCTCCGCGCTGCGGACGCCAAGATCGACCGGGAGAAGCAGTACGCCCCGCTCGAGGCCGTCCGTCTCGCCAAGGAGATCTCCTCGACCAAGTTCGACAGCACCGTCGAGGTCGCCTTCCGCCTGGGTGTCGACCCGCGCAAGGCCGACCAGATGGTCCGCGGCACCGTGAACCTCCCGCACGGCACCGGTAAGACCGCCCGGGTCCTGGTCTTCGCGACCGGTGACCGTGCAGCGGCCGCGGAAGCCGCCGGCGCCGACATCGTCGGCGACGACGAGCTGATCAACGAGATCGCCAAGGGCAACCGCCTGAACGAGTTCGACGCCGTCGTGTCCACCCCGGACCTCATGGGCAAGGTCGGCCGCCTCGGCCGCGTGCTCGGTCCCCGTGGCCTCATGCCGAACCCGAAGACCGGCACCGTCACGATGGACGTCGCGAAGGCTGTCACCGAGATCAAGGGTGGCAAGATCGAGTTCCGCGTCGACAAGCACTCGAACCTGCACTTCATCATCGGCAAGGTCTCCTTCTCCGACGAGCAGCTCGTCGAGAACTACGGCGCGGCCCTGGACGAGATCCTTCGTCTGAAGCCGTCCGCCGCCAAGGGCCGCTACCTGAAGAAGGCCGCCCTGAGCACCACCATGGGCCCCGGCATCCAGCTGGACCCGAACCGCACCCGGAACCTCCTCGTCGAGGAAGACCCGGCCGCGGTCTGA
- the rplL gene encoding 50S ribosomal protein L7/L12, whose product MAKLSQDDLLAQFEEMTLIELSEFVKAFEEKFDVTAAAAVAVAAPGAPGAPAEAAEEKDEFDVILAGAGDKKIQVIKVVRELTSLGLKEAKDLVDGAPKPVLEKVNKEAADKAAEALKGAGASVEVK is encoded by the coding sequence ATGGCGAAGCTCTCTCAGGACGACCTCCTCGCCCAGTTCGAGGAGATGACCCTCATCGAGCTCTCCGAGTTCGTGAAGGCCTTCGAGGAGAAGTTCGACGTCACCGCCGCCGCGGCCGTCGCCGTTGCCGCCCCGGGTGCCCCCGGCGCCCCGGCCGAGGCCGCTGAGGAGAAGGACGAGTTCGACGTCATCCTCGCCGGCGCCGGCGACAAGAAGATCCAGGTCATCAAGGTCGTGCGCGAGCTGACCTCCCTGGGTCTGAAGGAGGCCAAGGACCTCGTCGACGGTGCGCCGAAGCCCGTCCTCGAGAAGGTCAACAAGGAGGCCGCTGACAAGGCCGCCGAGGCCCTCAAGGGTGCCGGTGCCTCCGTCGAGGTCAAGTAA
- the rplK gene encoding 50S ribosomal protein L11, which produces MPPKKKKVTGLIKLQIKAGAANPAPPVGPALGQHGVNIMEFCKAYNAATESQRGMVVPVEITVYEDRTFTFITKTPPAARLILKHAGIEKGSGEPHKTKVAKLTAAQVREIAELKMPDLNANDIDAAVKIISGTARSMGVTVEG; this is translated from the coding sequence ATGCCTCCCAAGAAGAAGAAGGTCACGGGGCTTATCAAGCTCCAGATCAAGGCCGGTGCGGCCAACCCGGCTCCGCCGGTCGGCCCCGCGCTCGGTCAGCACGGCGTCAACATCATGGAGTTCTGCAAGGCCTACAACGCCGCGACCGAGTCGCAGCGTGGCATGGTCGTGCCGGTGGAGATCACGGTCTACGAGGACCGCACCTTCACCTTCATCACCAAGACTCCGCCGGCGGCGCGCCTCATCCTGAAGCACGCGGGCATCGAGAAGGGCTCCGGCGAGCCCCACAAGACCAAGGTCGCCAAGCTCACGGCCGCCCAGGTCCGCGAGATCGCCGAGCTGAAGATGCCCGACCTGAACGCCAACGACATCGACGCCGCCGTGAAGATCATTTCCGGCACCGCGCGCTCGATGGGCGTCACGGTCGAGGGCTGA
- the nusG gene encoding transcription termination/antitermination protein NusG translates to MSDPNLNASHDSVESVEDELDIVEAADAVDPDEAELADVEAGDAAEEAALHVSGDEADEAEAGTEAEEAAGDAETAEEAVEAEPAEPVDPIQALRDELRVLPGEWYVIHTYAGYEKRVKANLEQRAVSLNVEEFIYQAEVPEEEIVQIKNGERKNVRQNKLPGYVLVRMDLTNESWGVVRNTPGVTGFVGNAYDPYPLTLDEIVKMLAPEAQEKAAKAAAEEAGLPAPAVKRTIEVLDFEVGDSVTVTDGPFATLQATINEINPDSKKVKGLVEIFGRETPVELSFDQIQKN, encoded by the coding sequence GTGTCTGACCCGAACCTGAACGCGAGCCACGACTCCGTCGAGTCCGTCGAGGACGAGCTCGACATCGTCGAGGCGGCAGACGCTGTGGACCCCGACGAGGCCGAGCTCGCCGACGTCGAGGCGGGTGACGCCGCCGAGGAGGCCGCGCTGCACGTCTCCGGCGACGAGGCGGACGAGGCCGAGGCCGGCACCGAGGCCGAAGAGGCCGCCGGTGACGCCGAGACCGCGGAGGAGGCCGTCGAGGCCGAGCCCGCCGAGCCGGTCGACCCGATCCAGGCCCTGCGCGACGAGCTGCGCGTCCTGCCCGGTGAGTGGTACGTGATCCACACCTACGCCGGCTACGAGAAGCGCGTGAAGGCCAACCTGGAGCAGCGCGCCGTCTCGCTGAACGTCGAGGAGTTCATCTACCAGGCCGAGGTGCCCGAGGAAGAGATCGTCCAGATCAAGAACGGCGAGCGCAAGAACGTCCGGCAGAACAAGCTGCCCGGCTACGTCCTCGTCCGCATGGATCTGACGAACGAGTCCTGGGGCGTCGTCCGCAACACGCCTGGTGTCACCGGCTTCGTCGGCAACGCCTACGACCCGTACCCGCTGACCCTGGACGAGATCGTCAAGATGCTCGCCCCGGAGGCGCAGGAGAAGGCCGCCAAGGCCGCCGCGGAAGAGGCCGGCCTGCCCGCGCCCGCCGTCAAGCGCACCATCGAGGTCCTGGACTTCGAGGTCGGCGACTCGGTCACCGTCACCGACGGTCCGTTCGCCACGCTGCAGGCGACCATCAACGAGATCAACCCCGACTCGAAGAAGGTCAAGGGCCTCGTCGAGATCTTCGGCCGCGAGACCCCGGTCGAGCTCAGCTTCGACCAGATCCAGAAGAACTGA
- a CDS encoding adenosine deaminase yields the protein MEHARDLTLLPKAHLHLHFTGSMRPSTLLELADKYGVRLPDALTGGEPPRLRATDERGWFRFQRLYDAARSCLREPDDIRRLVREAAEEDVRDGSGWLEIQVDPTSYAPMLGGMIPAVEIILDAVDAASRETGLGMRVLIAANRMKHPLDARTLARLAVRYADRGVVGFGLSNDERRGMARDFDRAFAIARDGGLLAAPHGGELTGPSSVRDCLDDLYAARIGHGVRAAEDPRLLQRLADRQITCEVCPASNVALGVYERPEDVPLRTLFEAGVPMALGADDPLLFGSRLAAQYEIARRHHGFTDAELAELARQSVRGSAAPDDVQAKLLAGIDHWLTG from the coding sequence ATGGAGCACGCACGCGATCTCACGCTTCTACCGAAGGCCCACCTCCACCTGCACTTCACCGGGTCGATGCGACCATCGACCCTGCTGGAACTCGCCGACAAGTACGGGGTGCGCCTTCCGGACGCCCTGACCGGCGGGGAGCCGCCCAGGCTCCGCGCCACCGATGAGCGCGGCTGGTTCCGCTTCCAGCGGCTGTACGACGCCGCCCGCTCCTGCCTGCGCGAGCCCGACGACATCCGGCGGCTGGTCCGCGAGGCCGCCGAGGAGGACGTGCGGGACGGCAGCGGCTGGCTGGAGATCCAGGTGGATCCCACCTCCTACGCCCCGATGCTCGGCGGGATGATCCCGGCCGTCGAGATCATCCTCGACGCCGTCGACGCGGCCTCCCGCGAGACCGGGCTGGGGATGCGGGTGCTCATCGCCGCGAACCGCATGAAGCACCCCCTCGACGCGCGCACCCTGGCCCGGCTCGCCGTGCGCTACGCCGACCGCGGCGTCGTGGGGTTCGGCCTGTCCAACGACGAGCGCCGCGGCATGGCCCGGGACTTCGACCGCGCCTTCGCCATCGCCCGCGACGGCGGGCTCCTCGCGGCCCCGCACGGCGGCGAGCTCACCGGCCCGTCCTCGGTCCGTGACTGCCTCGACGACCTGTACGCCGCCCGCATCGGGCACGGCGTGCGGGCCGCGGAGGACCCCCGGCTGCTGCAGCGGCTCGCCGACCGGCAGATCACCTGCGAGGTCTGTCCGGCGTCCAATGTGGCCCTGGGCGTGTACGAGCGGCCCGAGGACGTCCCGCTGCGCACGCTGTTCGAGGCCGGTGTGCCGATGGCGCTGGGCGCGGACGACCCGCTGCTGTTCGGGTCCCGGCTCGCGGCGCAGTACGAGATCGCCCGCCGCCACCACGGCTTCACGGACGCGGAGCTCGCCGAGCTGGCCCGTCAGTCGGTGCGCGGGAGCGCCGCGCCGGACGACGTGCAGGCGAAGCTGCTGGCGGGGATCGACCACTGGCTCACCGGGTGA
- the secE gene encoding preprotein translocase subunit SecE — MTDALGSIDMPDAEDEAREKKARKGGKRGKKGPLGRLALFYRQIVAELRKVVWPTRNQLTTYTTVVIVFVVIMIGLVTVIDYGFQEAIKFVFG, encoded by the coding sequence GTGACGGACGCCCTGGGCTCCATCGACATGCCTGACGCCGAGGACGAGGCGCGCGAGAAGAAGGCCCGCAAGGGCGGCAAGCGCGGCAAGAAGGGTCCTCTGGGCCGTCTCGCGCTTTTCTACCGCCAGATTGTCGCGGAACTCCGCAAGGTTGTCTGGCCCACTCGCAACCAGCTCACGACGTACACCACCGTGGTGATTGTCTTCGTGGTCATCATGATCGGTCTGGTGACCGTGATTGACTATGGGTTCCAGGAAGCCATCAAGTTCGTCTTCGGCTGA
- a CDS encoding LppX_LprAFG lipoprotein — protein sequence MNAYRTKTAAALLAALLLAGGATACENGDDAKKDTGASAPVKPSEQPAEVTPAAYLEKAKKKSEEITSLRYSMSGEAAGQKIAGEGAMRIKPTVAMSMTMDSPTKPGEKVQIRLLDGAMYMGTEGKWLKFDLKTLAPDQAKQLDSLGSAQQGQNPADSADSLSAAKDLKKVGDETIDGQKTTHLSGTVSVDELRAHSATSAPEAKERQEKNLAALEAQGIKTLTMDLWIDENDQMKQVRTRGAGTSGPMDVTMKFLDVNMPVEVTAPPAEQVVDLAEMMKGDPAGSA from the coding sequence ATGAACGCGTACCGCACGAAGACCGCCGCGGCCCTCCTGGCCGCCCTCCTGCTCGCGGGAGGTGCGACGGCCTGCGAGAACGGGGACGACGCGAAGAAGGACACGGGGGCATCGGCACCGGTCAAGCCCTCGGAGCAGCCGGCGGAGGTGACGCCGGCCGCCTACCTGGAGAAGGCGAAGAAGAAGTCCGAGGAGATCACTTCGCTTCGGTACTCCATGTCGGGCGAGGCGGCGGGCCAGAAGATCGCCGGCGAGGGTGCCATGCGCATCAAGCCGACCGTCGCCATGTCGATGACGATGGACTCGCCCACGAAGCCGGGGGAGAAGGTGCAGATCCGGCTCCTCGACGGCGCCATGTACATGGGCACCGAGGGCAAGTGGCTGAAGTTCGACCTCAAGACCCTCGCTCCCGACCAGGCCAAGCAGCTGGACTCGCTCGGTTCCGCCCAGCAGGGCCAGAACCCGGCCGACTCGGCCGACAGCCTGAGCGCCGCCAAGGACCTCAAGAAGGTCGGCGACGAGACCATCGACGGCCAGAAGACGACGCACCTGAGCGGGACCGTCTCCGTCGACGAGCTGCGGGCCCACAGCGCCACCTCCGCGCCGGAGGCGAAGGAGCGCCAGGAGAAGAACCTCGCGGCACTGGAGGCCCAGGGCATCAAGACCCTGACCATGGACCTCTGGATCGACGAGAACGACCAGATGAAGCAGGTCCGCACCCGGGGTGCCGGCACCTCCGGCCCGATGGACGTCACCATGAAGTTCCTGGACGTCAACATGCCCGTCGAGGTCACCGCGCCGCCGGCCGAGCAGGTCGTGGACCTGGCCGAGATGATGAAGGGCGACCCCGCGGGCTCCGCCTGA
- a CDS encoding pyridoxal phosphate-dependent aminotransferase: MTSATPSSERRVSARIGAISESATLAVDAKAKALKAAGRPVIGFGAGEPDFPTPDYIVEAAVEACRNPKYHRYTPAGGLPELKAAIAAKTLRDSGYEVEASQVLVTNGGKQAIYEAFAAVLDPGDEVIVPAPYWTTYPESIRLAGGVPVEVVADETTGYRVSVEQLEAARTERTKVVLFVSPSNPTGSVYSEADAKAIGEWAAEHGLWVLTDEIYEHLVYGDAKFTSLPVLVPALRDKCIVVNGVAKTYAMTGWRVGWVIAPQDVIKAATNLQSHATSNVSNVAQVAALAAVSGNLDAVAEMRKAFDRRRQTMVRMLNEIDGVFCPTPEGAFYAYPSVKELLGKEIRGKRPQTSVELAALILDEAEVAVVPGEAFGTPGYLRLSYALGDEDLVEGVSRIQKLLAEAKA; encoded by the coding sequence ATGACCTCTGCAACGCCTTCCTCCGAGCGCCGGGTGTCCGCCCGTATCGGCGCCATTTCCGAGTCCGCCACCCTCGCCGTGGACGCCAAGGCCAAGGCCCTCAAGGCCGCCGGACGCCCGGTGATCGGCTTCGGCGCGGGCGAGCCCGACTTCCCGACCCCGGACTACATCGTCGAGGCCGCGGTCGAGGCCTGCCGCAACCCCAAGTACCACCGCTACACGCCGGCCGGCGGTCTGCCCGAGCTGAAGGCCGCCATCGCCGCCAAGACGCTGCGCGACTCCGGCTACGAGGTCGAGGCGTCGCAGGTCCTGGTGACCAACGGCGGCAAGCAGGCGATCTACGAGGCCTTCGCGGCCGTCCTGGACCCGGGTGACGAGGTCATCGTCCCGGCTCCCTACTGGACCACCTACCCGGAGTCGATCCGTCTCGCCGGCGGTGTCCCGGTCGAGGTCGTCGCCGACGAGACCACCGGCTACCGGGTCTCCGTCGAGCAGCTGGAGGCCGCGCGCACCGAGCGCACCAAGGTCGTCCTGTTCGTCTCCCCGTCGAACCCGACCGGTTCGGTGTACAGCGAGGCCGACGCGAAGGCGATCGGCGAATGGGCCGCCGAGCACGGCCTGTGGGTGCTGACGGACGAGATCTACGAGCACCTGGTCTACGGCGACGCGAAGTTCACCTCGCTGCCCGTCCTGGTCCCGGCCCTGCGCGACAAGTGCATCGTCGTCAACGGTGTCGCCAAGACCTACGCGATGACCGGCTGGCGCGTGGGCTGGGTCATCGCCCCGCAGGACGTCATCAAGGCGGCGACGAACCTGCAGTCGCACGCCACCTCCAACGTCTCCAACGTGGCCCAGGTCGCCGCGCTGGCCGCCGTCTCGGGCAACCTGGACGCGGTCGCCGAGATGCGCAAGGCCTTCGACCGCCGCCGCCAGACGATGGTCAGGATGCTCAACGAGATCGACGGCGTCTTCTGCCCGACCCCGGAGGGCGCGTTCTACGCGTACCCGTCGGTCAAGGAGCTCCTCGGCAAGGAGATCCGCGGCAAGCGCCCGCAGACCTCCGTCGAGCTTGCCGCCCTGATCCTGGACGAGGCCGAGGTCGCGGTCGTTCCCGGTGAGGCCTTCGGCACCCCGGGCTACCTGCGCCTCTCGTACGCCCTGGGCGACGAGGACCTGGTCGAGGGCGTGTCCCGCATCCAGAAGCTCCTGGCCGAGGCCAAGGCCTAG
- the rpoB gene encoding DNA-directed RNA polymerase subunit beta yields MAASRNASTNTNNGASTAPLRISFAKIKEPLEVPNLLALQTESFDWLLGNAAWKSRVESALESGQDVPTKSGLEEIFEEISPIEDFSGSMSLTFRDHRFEPAKNSVDECKERDFTYAAPLFVTAEFTNNETGEIKSQTVFMGDFPLMTNKGTFVINGTERVVVSQLVRSPGVYFDSSIDKTSDKDIFSAKIIPSRGAWLEMEIDKRDMVGVRIDRKRKQSVTVLLKALGWTTEQILEEFGEYESMRATLEKDHTQGQDDALLDIYRKLRPGEPPTREAAQTLLENLYFNPKRYDLAKVGRYKVNKKLGADEPLDAGVLTTDDVIATIKYLVKLHAGETETIGESGRSIVVETDDIDHFGNRRLRNVGELIQNQVRTGLARMERVVRERMTTQDVEAITPQTLINIRPVVASIKEFFGTSQLSQFMDQNNPLSGLTHKRRLSALGPGGLSRERAGFEVRDVHPSHYGRMCPIETPEGPNIGLIGSLASYGRVNAFGFVETPYRKVIDGVVTDEVDYLTADEEDRFVIAQANAALSEDMRFTENRVLVRRRGGEIDYIAGGDVDYMDVSPRQMVSVATAMIPFLEHDDANRALMGANMMRQAVPLIKAEAPLVGTGMEYRCAVDAGDSIRAEKDGVVQEVSADYITVANDDGTYTTYRVAKFSRSNQGTSVNQKVIVNEGDRIVESQVLADGPATEEGEMALGKNLLVAFMPWEGHNYEDAIILSQRLVQDDVLSSIHIEEHEVDARDTKLGPEEITRDIPNVSEEVLADLDERGIIRIGADVVAGDILVGKVTPKGETELTPEERLLRAIFGEKAREVRDTSLKVPHGEIGKVIGVRVFDREEGDELPPGVNQLVRVYVAQKRKITDGDKLAGRHGNKGVISKILPIEDMPFLEDGTPVDIILNPLGVPSRMNPGQVLEIHLGWLASRGWDVSGLGEEWAERLKSIGADRVEPGTNVATPVFDGAREDELAGLFEHTIPNRDGDRLVLPSGKARLFDGRSGEPFPDPISVGYMYILKLHHLVDDKLHARSTGPYSMITQQPLGGKAQFGGQRFGEMEVWALEAYGAAYALQELLTIKSDDVTGRVKVYEAIVKGENIPEPGIPESFKVLIKEMQSLCLNVEVLSSDGMSIEMRDTDEDVFRAAEELGIDLSRREPSSVEEV; encoded by the coding sequence TTGGCCGCCTCGCGCAACGCCTCGACCAATACGAACAACGGTGCCAGCACCGCCCCGCTGCGCATCTCCTTTGCAAAGATCAAGGAGCCGCTCGAGGTTCCGAACCTCCTGGCGCTGCAGACCGAGAGCTTTGACTGGCTGCTCGGCAACGCCGCCTGGAAGTCTCGCGTCGAGTCGGCGCTTGAGAGTGGACAGGACGTCCCCACCAAGTCCGGTCTGGAAGAGATCTTCGAGGAGATCTCGCCGATCGAGGACTTCTCCGGGTCGATGTCGCTGACCTTCCGCGACCACCGCTTCGAGCCGGCGAAGAACTCCGTCGACGAGTGCAAGGAGCGCGACTTCACCTACGCGGCTCCGCTGTTCGTCACGGCCGAGTTCACGAACAACGAGACCGGAGAGATCAAGTCTCAGACGGTCTTCATGGGCGACTTCCCGCTCATGACCAACAAGGGCACCTTCGTCATCAACGGCACCGAGCGTGTCGTGGTGTCGCAGCTCGTCCGTTCCCCCGGTGTCTACTTCGACTCCTCCATCGACAAGACGTCCGACAAGGACATCTTCTCCGCCAAGATCATCCCCTCCCGGGGTGCCTGGCTGGAGATGGAGATCGACAAGCGCGACATGGTCGGCGTCCGCATCGACCGCAAGCGCAAGCAGTCCGTCACCGTCCTCCTGAAGGCGCTCGGCTGGACCACCGAGCAGATCCTCGAGGAGTTCGGCGAGTACGAGTCCATGCGCGCCACCCTGGAGAAGGACCACACCCAGGGCCAGGACGACGCGCTGCTCGACATCTACCGCAAGCTGCGCCCGGGCGAGCCGCCGACCCGTGAGGCCGCCCAGACGCTGCTGGAGAACCTCTACTTCAACCCCAAGCGCTACGACCTCGCGAAGGTCGGCCGCTACAAGGTGAACAAGAAGCTCGGCGCCGACGAGCCGCTCGACGCCGGTGTGCTCACCACCGACGACGTCATCGCCACGATCAAGTACCTGGTCAAGCTGCACGCCGGCGAGACCGAGACGATCGGCGAGTCCGGCCGTTCGATCGTGGTCGAGACCGACGACATCGACCACTTCGGCAACCGTCGTCTGCGCAACGTCGGCGAGCTCATCCAGAACCAGGTCCGCACGGGTCTGGCTCGTATGGAGCGCGTCGTGCGCGAGCGCATGACCACCCAGGACGTCGAGGCGATCACGCCGCAGACCCTGATCAACATCCGGCCGGTCGTCGCCTCCATCAAGGAGTTCTTCGGCACCAGCCAGCTGTCCCAGTTCATGGACCAGAACAACCCGCTCTCGGGCCTGACCCACAAGCGCCGCCTGTCGGCGCTGGGCCCCGGCGGTCTGTCCCGTGAGCGGGCCGGCTTCGAGGTCCGTGACGTCCACCCGTCGCACTACGGCCGCATGTGCCCGATCGAGACCCCCGAAGGCCCGAACATCGGTCTGATCGGCTCGCTCGCCTCCTACGGTCGCGTCAACGCGTTCGGTTTCGTCGAGACCCCGTACCGCAAGGTCATCGACGGTGTCGTCACCGACGAGGTCGACTACCTGACGGCCGACGAGGAAGACCGCTTCGTCATCGCGCAGGCCAACGCGGCCCTGTCCGAGGACATGCGCTTCACCGAGAACCGCGTCCTGGTCCGCCGTCGTGGCGGCGAGATCGACTACATCGCCGGCGGCGACGTCGACTACATGGACGTCTCCCCGCGCCAGATGGTGTCCGTCGCGACCGCGATGATCCCCTTCCTCGAGCACGACGACGCCAACCGTGCCCTCATGGGCGCGAACATGATGCGCCAGGCCGTTCCGCTCATCAAGGCGGAGGCCCCGCTCGTCGGCACCGGCATGGAGTACCGCTGTGCGGTCGACGCCGGCGACTCGATCCGTGCGGAGAAGGACGGTGTGGTCCAGGAGGTCTCGGCCGACTACATCACCGTCGCCAACGACGACGGCACGTACACCACGTACCGCGTCGCCAAGTTCTCCCGCTCGAACCAGGGCACCTCGGTCAACCAGAAGGTCATCGTCAACGAGGGTGACCGGATCGTCGAGTCCCAGGTCCTCGCGGACGGACCGGCGACCGAAGAGGGCGAGATGGCCCTCGGTAAGAACCTGCTCGTGGCGTTCATGCCGTGGGAGGGCCACAACTACGAGGACGCGATCATCCTGTCGCAGCGCCTCGTGCAGGACGACGTCCTCTCCTCGATCCACATCGAGGAGCACGAGGTCGACGCCCGTGACACCAAGCTCGGCCCCGAGGAGATCACCCGGGACATCCCGAACGTCTCCGAGGAGGTCCTGGCGGACCTCGACGAGCGCGGCATCATCCGCATCGGTGCGGACGTCGTCGCCGGTGACATCCTGGTCGGCAAGGTCACGCCCAAGGGTGAGACCGAGCTGACCCCGGAGGAGCGCCTGCTCCGCGCGATCTTCGGTGAGAAGGCCCGCGAGGTGCGTGACACCTCGCTCAAGGTCCCCCACGGTGAGATCGGCAAGGTCATCGGCGTCCGCGTCTTCGACCGCGAGGAGGGCGACGAGCTTCCTCCGGGCGTGAACCAGCTGGTCCGCGTCTACGTCGCCCAGAAGCGCAAGATCACCGACGGTGACAAGCTCGCCGGCCGTCACGGCAACAAGGGCGTCATCTCCAAGATCCTCCCGATCGAGGACATGCCGTTCCTGGAGGACGGCACCCCGGTCGACATCATCCTGAACCCGCTGGGTGTCCCGTCCCGAATGAACCCGGGACAGGTCCTGGAGATCCACCTCGGCTGGCTCGCCAGCCGCGGCTGGGACGTCTCCGGTCTGGGTGAGGAGTGGGCCGAGCGGCTGAAGTCCATCGGCGCCGACCGCGTCGAGCCCGGCACCAACGTCGCCACCCCCGTGTTCGACGGCGCCCGCGAGGACGAACTCGCCGGCCTCTTCGAGCACACCATCCCGAACCGAGACGGTGACCGCCTGGTCCTCCCGTCCGGCAAGGCGCGCCTGTTCGACGGCCGCTCCGGCGAGCCGTTCCCGGACCCGATCTCGGTCGGGTACATGTACATCCTCAAGCTCCACCACCTGGTCGACGACAAGCTCCACGCCCGTTCGACCGGTCCGTACTCGATGATCACGCAGCAGCCGCTGGGTGGTAAGGCACAGTTCGGTGGCCAGCGATTCGGTGAGATGGAGGTGTGGGCGCTCGAGGCGTACGGCGCCGCCTACGCCCTCCAGGAGCTGCTGACCATCAAGTCCGACGACGTCACCGGCCGAGTGAAGGTCTACGAGGCCATCGTCAAGGGCGAGAACATCCCCGAGCCGGGCATTCCCGAGTCCTTCAAGGTGCTCATCAAGGAAATGCAGTCGCTCTGCCTCAACGTGGAGGTGCTGTCCTCGGACGGCATGTCCATCGAGATGCGCGACACCGACGAGGACGTCTTCCGCGCGGCGGAGGAGCTCGGTATCGACCTGTCCCGGCGCGAGCCGAGCAGCGTCGAAGAGGTCTGA
- the rplJ gene encoding 50S ribosomal protein L10 → MPTPNKAASVAELTDAFQSSNAAVLTEYRGLTVAQLKTLRRSLGENAQYAVVKNTLTKIAANQAGITALDEHFAGPTAVAFITGDPVESAKALRDFAKENPNLIIKAGVLDGKALSVDDIKKLADLESREVLLSKLAGAFKGKQSQAASLFQALPSKFVRTAEALRVKLAEQGGAE, encoded by the coding sequence ATGCCGACGCCCAACAAGGCTGCATCGGTGGCCGAGCTCACGGACGCGTTCCAGAGCTCCAACGCCGCCGTGCTGACCGAGTACCGGGGTCTCACCGTCGCGCAGCTCAAGACGCTGCGTCGCTCCCTCGGTGAGAACGCCCAGTACGCCGTGGTGAAGAACACGCTGACCAAGATCGCGGCCAACCAGGCCGGGATCACCGCGCTGGACGAGCACTTCGCTGGTCCGACCGCGGTCGCCTTCATCACCGGTGACCCGGTGGAGTCGGCGAAGGCTCTGCGTGACTTCGCCAAGGAGAACCCGAACCTCATCATCAAGGCCGGTGTCCTTGACGGTAAGGCTCTCTCCGTCGACGACATCAAGAAGCTTGCGGACCTCGAGTCCCGCGAGGTTCTGCTCAGCAAGCTGGCCGGCGCGTTCAAGGGCAAGCAGTCCCAGGCTGCCTCGCTCTTCCAGGCGCTGCCGTCGAAGTTCGTCCGCACCGCGGAAGCGCTTCGCGTCAAGCTCGCCGAGCAGGGCGGTGCCGAGTAA